The Gavia stellata isolate bGavSte3 chromosome 1, bGavSte3.hap2, whole genome shotgun sequence genome has a segment encoding these proteins:
- the LOC104264992 gene encoding olfactory receptor 51G2 produces the protein MEHDSHTTWEFNGSFYQPSAFLMMGIPGLEALHLWISIPFCALYLIALLGNCMILFIIKKTQSLHEPMYYFLSMLALTDLGLVLCTLPTTLGIFWFNMRRIGFDACLTQMYFIHILSFIESSVLLAMAFDRYIAISHPLRHPSILTKMTVIKIGLAIILRGMVSLLPIPFLLKRLTYCGKTELSHSFCFHPDIMNLACADIKVNVFYGMIILLSTVGMDFIFIVLSYILIIKTVIGLATKEECLKALNTCVSHICAVLVFFIPMIGLSMIHRFGKNVPPLVNTLVAYTYLIIPPALNPIIYSIKSSHIREALLRALRRKTESDW, from the coding sequence ATGGAGCACGACTCACATACCACATGGGAATTCAATGGCTCCTTCTATCAGCCTTCAGCTTTCCTCATGATGGGCATCCCAGGCCTGGAAGCCCTTCACCTCTGGATCTCCATCCCTTTCTGTGCGCTGTACCTTATTGCTCTCTTGGGAAACTGCATGATCCTCTTCATCATAAAGAAGACCCAAAGTCTTCACGAACCAATGTACTACTTCCTCTCCATGTTGGCACTCACTGACCTGGGCTTGGTTCTATGTACGCTGCCTACTACTCTGGGCATTTTTTGGTTTAATATGCGAAGGATTGGGTTTGATGCTTGCCTCACTCAGATGTACTTCATCCACATACTGTCCTTCATCGAATCCTCTGTGCTCCTGGCAATGGCATTTGACCGCTATATTGCCATCTCCCATCCATTGAGACACCCATCCATACTGACCAAGATGACTGTCATAAAAATAGGTCTGGCAATCATATTGAGAGGTATGGTCTCCCTCCTTCCCATACCCTTCTTGCTCAAGAGACTAACCTATTGTGGGAAGACCGagctttctcattctttttgcTTCCATCCTGATATCATGAACCTAGCATGTGCAGATATAAAAGTCAATGTCTTCTACGGTATGATTATTCTCTTATCAACTGTGGGGATGGACTTCATCTTCATTGTGCTGTCTTACATCCTGATCATTAAAACTGTTATTGGCCTTGCAACCAAGGAGGAGTGTCTCAAGGCTTTGAATACATGTGTCTCCCACATTTGTGCTGTTCTAGTGTTCTTCATCCCAATGATCGGACTGTCCATGATCCATCGCTTTGGAAAGAATGTTCCTCCTCTGGTTAACACTTTGGTGGCTTACACCTACCTTATAATTCCCCCCGCTCTGAACCCCATTATCTACAGCATAAAATCCAGCCACATCCGTGAGGCTTTGCTCAGGGCACTGCGGAGGAAGACTGAATCTGACTGGTAG
- the LOC104258781 gene encoding olfactory receptor 52R1, with protein sequence MFLNSTAFSHPPYFLLVGIPGLEKEQFWIAFPFCIMYAIVVLGNITLLLIIKTEPSLHEPMYLFLAMLAFTDLVLSTSMLPKMLGIFWLGSGEIGFLSCLAQLFFIHTFSSVESGVLMAMALDRYIAICCPLRHTSILSAPVVVALGSLVLARGVLLVSPFCFLLRRMPFCQHHIISHSYCEHMAVVKLACGDTRANVIYGLFVAFIVTGSDMILISVSYTMILRVVMRLSSTEARRKAFSTCASHVCVILAFYVPALFTFLTHRFGQNIPPHIHIMVANLYLLVPPMLNPIVYGVRTKKLWDRVVLLFQ encoded by the coding sequence ATGTTTCTGAACTCTACTGCCTTCTCCCACCCTCCCTATTTCCTACTCGTTGGCATCCCTGggctggagaaggagcagtTCTGGATTGCCTTCCCCTTCTGCATCATGTATGCCATTGTTGTGCTGGGGAACATCACCCTTCTCCTCATTATAAAGACAGAGCCGAGCCTGCACGAGCCCATGTACCTCTTCCTGGCCATGCTGGCCTTCACTGACCTGGTCCTATCAACATCCATGTTACCCAAAATGCTTGGCATCTTCTGGCTGGGCTCTGGGGAGATTGGGTTTCTCTCCTGTCTTGCTCAGTTGTTCTTCATCCATACCTTCTCGTCGGTGGAGTCGGGCGTGCTCATGGCCATGGCCTTGGATCGCTACATCGCTATTTGCTGCCCTCTGCGGCACACCAGCATCCTCTCTGCACCGGTGGTGGTGGCCCTCGGCAGCCTGGTGCTGGCGCGTGGGGTCCTCCTGGTGAGTCccttctgcttccttctccGCAGGATGCCCTTCTGCCAGCATCACATTATCTCCCACTCCTACTGCGAGCACATGGCCGTGGTGAAGCTGGCATGTGGGGACACCAGAGCCAATGTCATTTATGGCCTCTTTGTGGCTTTCATAGTGACAGGATCCGACATGATCCTGATCTCTGTGTCCTACACCATGATCCTGCGGGTGGTAATGAGGCTGTCATCCACAGAGGCACGACGTAAAGCCTTCAGCACTTGTGCATCCCATGTCTGTGTCATCCTTGCCTTTTATGTCCCTGCCCTCTTCACGTTCCTCACCCACCGGTTTGGGCAGAACATCCCTCCCCACATCCATATAATGGTGGCCAATCTCTACCTGCTGGTACCCCCCATGTTAAACCCCATTGTTTATGGGGTGAGAACCAAGAAGCTCTGGGACAGGGTGGTCCTCCTCTTCCAGTGA
- the LOC132317650 gene encoding olfactory receptor 51E2-like, whose protein sequence is MPFLNSSDLSPSSFILASIPGLEAAHFWMAILLCSMYILAVTGNSVVLFIVKTEPSLHAPMYFFLCMLAAIDLALSTSTVPRALSFYWFNTREISFGACLVQMFLIHTLSAIESTVLLAMAVDRYVAICHPLRHAAILTNAATAKIGLIAMARGVLFFLPLPLLLLPLPFCRSRVLSHSFCLHQDVMNLACANTTPSMVYGLTAILLVMGLDAILICLSYLLILKAVLRLASWKERLKVFSTCIAHICVVLAFYVPLIGLSVVHRFGKDLAPLVHITMGNIYILVPTVLNPIIYGVRTKQIQRRILNLIHIYNDRTAH, encoded by the coding sequence ATGCCCTTCCTCAACAGCTCTGACCTCAGCCCATCCTCCTTCATCTTGGCCAGCATCCCGGGGCTGGAGGCTGCCCATTTCTGGATGGCGATCCTTCTGTGCTCCATGTACATCTTGGCAGTCACAGGCAACTCCGTGGTGCTGTTCATCGTGAAGACGGAGCCCAGCCTGCACGCTCCCATGTACTTCTTTCTCTGCATGCTGGCTGCCATCGACCTGGCCTTGTCCACGTCCACGGTGCCACGCGCCCTCTCCTTCTACTGGTTCAACACCAGGGAGATCAGCTTTGGCGCTTGCCTTGTCCAGATGTTCCTCATCCACACCCTCTCAGCCATCGAGTCCACTGTCCTCCTGGCCATGGCCGTGGACCGGTACGTGGCCATCTGCCACCCACTGAGACACGCTGCCATCCTCACCAACGCTGCGACAGCAAAAATAGGGCTGATAGCCATGGCCAGGGGAGTTCTCTTCttcctgcctttgcctttgctcctcctgccccttcccttctGCCGCTCCCGGGTGCTGTCACACTCCTTCTGCCTGCACCAGGACGTGATGAACCTGGCCTGCGCCAACACCACCCCCAGCATGGTGTATGGCCTCACCGCCATCCTACTGGTCATGGGGCTGGACGCCATCCTCATCTGCCTCTCCTACCTCCTGATCCTCAAGGCTGTCTTGAGGCTGGCGTCATGGAAGGAGAGGCTCAAGGTGTTCAGCACCTGCATTGCCCATATCTGCGTGGTCCTGGCCTTCTACGTGCCTCTGATTGGGCTGTCCGTGGTGCACAGGTTTGGGAAGGACCTGGCTCCACTGGTCCATATCACCATGGGGAACATCTACATCCTGGTGCCCACTGTGCTCAACCCCATCATCTACGGGGTGAGGACCAAACAGATACAGAGGAGGATCCTGAATTTAATTCATATATACAATGACAGAACTGCCCATTGA
- the LOC104254878 gene encoding hemoglobin subunit epsilon: protein MVHWSAEEKQLIAGVWGKVNVEECGAEALARLLIVYPWTQRFFANFGNLSSPTAIIGNPKVRAHGKKVLTSFGEAVKNLDNIKATYAKLSELHCEKLHVDPENFRLLGDILIIVLASHFARDFTPACQFAWQKLVGVVAHALARKYH from the exons ATGGTGCACTGGTCAGCCGAAGAGAAGCAGCTCATCGCCGGCGTCTGGGGCAAGGTCAACGTGGAGGAATGCGGTGCCGAGGCCCTGGCCAG GCTCCTGATCGTCTACCCCTGGACCCAGAGGTTCTTCGCTAACTTCGGGAACCTCTCCAGCCCCACCGCCATCATCGGCAACCCCAAGGTCCGCGCCCACGGCAAGAAAGTGCTCACCTCCTTCGGGGAAGCCGTCAAGAACCTGGACAACATTAAGGCGACCTACGCCAAGCTGTCTGAGCTGCACTGCGAGAAGCTGCACGTGGACCCCGAGAACTTCAGG ctccttggAGACATCCTAATCATTGTCCTGGCTTCCCACTTCGCCAGGGATTTCACCCCTGCTTGCCAGTTTGCCTGGCAAAAGCTGGTGGGTGTCGTGGCTCACGCTCTGGCCCGCAAGTACCACTGA
- the LOC104254877 gene encoding hemoglobin subunit beta, with amino-acid sequence MVHWSAEEKQLITGLWGKVNVADCGAEALARLLIVYPWTQRFFASFGNLSSPTAILGNPMVRAHGKKVLTSFGDAVKNLDNIKNTFAQLSELHCDKLHVDPENFRLLGDILIIVLAAHFAKDFTPDCQAAWQKLVRVVAHALARKYH; translated from the exons ATGGTGCACTGGTCAGCCGAAGAGAAGCAGCTCATCACCGGCCTCTGGGGCAAGGTCAATGTGGCCGACTGCGGTGCCGAAGCCCTGGCCAG GCTGCTGATCGTCTACCCCTGGACCCAGAGGTTCTTCGCTTCCTTCGGGAACCTCTCCAGCCCCACCGCCATCCTCGGCAACCCCATGGTCCGTGCCCACGGCAAGAAAGTGCTCACCTCCTTCGGGGATGCCGTCAAGAACCTGGACAACATCAAGAACACCTTCGCCCAGCTGTCCGAGCTGCACTGCGACAAGCTTCACGTGGACCCTGAGAACTTCAGG CTCCTGGGTGACATCCTGATCATCGTCCTGGCCGCCCACTTCGCCAAGGATTTCACTCCCGACTGCCAGGCTGCCTGGCAAAAGCTGGTCCGTGTGGTGGCCCACGCTCTGGCCCGCAAATACCACTAA
- the LOC132322107 gene encoding LOW QUALITY PROTEIN: olfactory receptor 51G2-like (The sequence of the model RefSeq protein was modified relative to this genomic sequence to represent the inferred CDS: inserted 2 bases in 2 codons): MTNSSFLRPSTFLLTGIPGMESGNVWLVVPFCCTYVISIAGNSAVLFVIKAERSLHEPMFLFLCMLAITELGVSLSMLPTVLRVLPFDSWEIRFDAALXQMFFIHCFSILNFGVLWAMAFHCFVAIYNPLQYASILTNPRIGVIGLGLTVRSVSLSLPLPILLKKLFCRSHVLXHCFCLHSSLLQPPCADIKVNSMCGLFVVLATFGLDLLSIILSYVMIIKTVLSITSKEERLKALKTCIFHICAVLIYYIPVIGLSMVYRFGKHASPLIHILMANIYLLVPPVLNPIIYSVKTKQIHRGIH, encoded by the exons ATGACCAACAGTAGCTTCCTTAGACCTTCTACCTTCCTTCTAACAGGAATCCCAGGAATGGAAAGTGGGAATGTGTGGCTTGTCGTCCCTTTCTGCTGCACGTACGTTATTTCCATTGCAGGAAATAGTGCAGTCCTCTTTGTCATCAAAGCAGAGCGCAGCCTCCATGAGCCCATGTTCCTCTTCTTGTGCATGCTGGCTATCACAGAGCTTGGTGTGTCTCTGTCTATGCTCCCCACAGTACTAAGGGTGCTACCTTTTGATTCATGGGAGATCAGGTTTGACGCCGCCT CCCAGATGTTCTTCATTCACTGCTTCTCCATCCTGAACTTTGGGGTGCTGTGGGCCATGGCCTTCCACTGCTTTGTGGCCATCTACAACCCCTTGCAGTATGCATCCATCCTGACCAACCCCAGGATAGGTGTCATCGGGCTGGGTCTCACAGTGAGGAGCGTTAGCCTCTCGCTCCCCTTGCCGATACTTCTGAAGAAGTTGTTCTGCAGGTCCCACGTGC CTCACTGCTTCTGTTTGCACTCCAGCTTACTCCAGCCGCCCTGTGCAGATATCAAGGTGAATAGCATGTGTGGCTTATTTGTCGTTCTGGCCACCTTTGGGCTAGACTTGCTGTCTATCATCCTGTCTTATGTCATGATCATTAAGACTGTGCTGAGTATCACATCCAAGGAAGAGCGTCTCAAGGCCCTGAAGACCTGCATCTTTCATATCTGTGCTGTTTTGATTTATTATATCCCAGTGATTGGCTTGTCCATGGTGTACAGGTTTGGGAAACATGCCTCTCCTCTGATTCATATCCTCATGGCCAATATCTACCTCCTTGTACCACCTGTGCTAAACCCCATTATTTACAGTGTAAAAACTAAACAGATCCACAGAGGGATACACTAA